A portion of the Bacillus sp. es.034 genome contains these proteins:
- the rpoB gene encoding DNA-directed RNA polymerase subunit beta, translating to MTGQLVQYGRHRQRRSFARISEVLELPNLIEIQTSSYQWFLDEGLREMFRDISPIEDFTGNLSLEFIDYSLGEPKYSVEESKERDVTYSAPLRVKVRLVNKETGEVKDQDVFMGDFPLMTDTGTFVINGAERVIVSQLVRSPSVYFSGKVDKNGKKGFTATVIPNRGAWLEYETDAKDVVYVRIDRTRKLPVTVLLRALGFGSDQEIIDLIGDNEYIRNTLEKDNTEGIDKALLEIYERLRPGEPPTVENAKSLLVSRFFDPKRYDLANVGRYKMNKKLHIKNRLFGQTLAETLADPETGEILAEKGTVLDRRALDKVIPYLENGIGFKNYQQSGGVLEEDVVLQSIKIYSPNEEGDFEINVISNAYVEEEVKYITPADIISSISYFFNLLHGVGLTDDIDHLGNRRLRSVGELLQNQFRIGLSRMERVVRERMSIQDTNTITPQQLINIRPVIASIKEFFGSSQLSQFMDQTNPLAELTHKRRLSALGPGGLTRERAGFEVRDVHYSHYGRMCPIETPEGPNIGLINSLSSFAKVNKFGFIETPYRRVDPDTGKVTDRIDYLTADEEDNYVVAQANARLGDDGAFLDEEVISRFRGENTVIKRERLDYMDVSPKQVVSAATACIPFLENDDSNRALMGANMQRQAVPLMNPESPIVGTGMEHVSAKDSGAAVICKYEGIVEKVEAKQVWVRRVKEIDGQEVKGDLDKYRMQKFIRSNQGTCYNQRPIVSEGDRVVKGEILADGPSMEKGELALGRNVMVGFMTWDGYNYEDAIIMSERLVKDDVYTSIHIEEYESESRDTKLGPEEITRDIPNVGEDALRNLDERGIIRIGAEVKDGDLLVGKVTPKGVTELTAEERLLHAIFGEKAREVRDTSLRVPHGGGGIILDVKVFNREDGDELPPGVNQLVRVYIVQKRKISEGDKMAGRHGNKGVISRILPEEDMPFLPDGTPIDIMLNPLGVPSRMNIGQVLELHLGMAARYLGIHVASPVFDGAREEDVWATIEEAGMARDAKTVLYDGRTGEPFDNRVSVGIMYMIKLAHMVDDKLHARSTGPYSLVTQQPLGGKAQFGGQRFGEMEVWALEAYGAAYTLQEILTVKSDDVVGRVKTYEAIVKGENVPEPGVPESFKVLIKELQSLGMDVKILSSTEEEIEMRDLEDEEEVQQADTLNISESKAQESETVGSKE from the coding sequence TTGACAGGTCAACTAGTTCAGTATGGACGACACCGCCAACGCAGAAGTTTTGCGCGTATCAGTGAAGTTTTAGAATTACCGAATTTAATCGAAATTCAAACTTCCTCGTATCAATGGTTTCTTGATGAGGGGTTAAGAGAAATGTTCCGTGACATTTCTCCGATTGAGGACTTCACTGGTAATCTCTCTTTGGAATTTATTGATTATAGTCTGGGAGAGCCAAAGTACTCGGTGGAAGAATCAAAGGAAAGAGATGTTACTTACTCTGCACCGCTTAGAGTAAAAGTCCGTCTTGTGAACAAGGAAACAGGAGAAGTAAAAGATCAAGACGTATTTATGGGTGATTTCCCATTAATGACAGACACAGGTACGTTTGTTATCAATGGTGCTGAGCGCGTTATCGTATCTCAGCTAGTACGTTCACCTAGTGTTTACTTTAGCGGAAAAGTAGATAAAAACGGAAAGAAAGGGTTTACTGCTACCGTTATACCAAACCGCGGAGCTTGGCTTGAGTATGAAACAGATGCAAAAGATGTTGTATATGTGCGAATTGATCGAACTCGCAAACTACCGGTAACGGTTCTTTTACGTGCCCTTGGGTTTGGCTCTGATCAAGAAATCATCGATTTGATCGGTGATAATGAGTACATTCGTAACACGCTCGAGAAAGACAACACGGAAGGTATCGACAAAGCATTGCTCGAGATTTATGAGCGTCTGCGTCCGGGAGAGCCTCCTACAGTAGAAAATGCTAAAAGTTTACTCGTTTCTCGTTTCTTTGATCCTAAGCGTTATGACTTAGCAAACGTTGGACGTTACAAAATGAACAAAAAGCTGCACATCAAGAATCGTTTATTCGGTCAGACTCTAGCAGAAACTCTAGCAGATCCGGAAACGGGTGAGATTCTGGCAGAGAAAGGCACGGTTCTTGACCGTCGCGCCCTGGATAAGGTCATCCCTTATTTAGAAAACGGCATTGGTTTCAAAAACTACCAACAGTCCGGCGGCGTATTAGAAGAAGACGTAGTTCTTCAATCTATCAAAATCTATTCTCCTAACGAAGAGGGAGATTTTGAAATCAACGTAATCAGCAATGCGTATGTTGAAGAAGAGGTTAAGTACATTACACCTGCAGATATCATTTCTTCCATTTCTTACTTCTTTAACTTATTACATGGAGTAGGACTGACAGATGATATTGACCATTTAGGTAACCGTCGTTTACGTTCGGTTGGTGAATTGCTACAGAACCAATTCCGTATCGGTTTATCACGTATGGAGCGTGTGGTTCGTGAAAGAATGTCCATTCAGGACACGAATACAATCACGCCTCAACAACTGATCAACATCCGTCCTGTTATTGCATCCATTAAAGAGTTCTTTGGAAGCTCTCAATTGTCTCAATTCATGGATCAAACGAATCCTCTTGCAGAATTAACGCACAAACGCCGTCTTTCTGCTTTAGGGCCCGGTGGTTTAACACGTGAACGTGCTGGATTCGAAGTGCGTGACGTCCATTATTCCCACTATGGCCGTATGTGTCCGATTGAAACACCTGAGGGTCCGAACATCGGACTGATCAACTCACTTTCCTCCTTTGCGAAAGTGAATAAATTCGGCTTTATCGAAACGCCGTATCGTCGTGTCGACCCCGATACTGGGAAAGTAACCGATCGTATCGATTACTTGACAGCAGACGAAGAAGATAACTATGTAGTGGCACAGGCGAACGCCCGTCTTGGAGATGACGGCGCATTCCTTGATGAAGAAGTCATCTCCCGTTTCCGCGGTGAGAACACGGTCATCAAGCGTGAACGTCTCGATTACATGGATGTATCTCCTAAACAAGTAGTATCAGCTGCGACAGCATGTATTCCATTCTTAGAAAACGATGACTCCAACCGTGCTCTAATGGGAGCGAACATGCAGCGTCAAGCAGTACCTTTGATGAATCCGGAATCACCGATCGTCGGAACAGGTATGGAACACGTATCTGCGAAAGACTCCGGTGCCGCTGTGATTTGTAAATATGAAGGTATTGTAGAAAAGGTTGAAGCGAAACAAGTTTGGGTACGTCGTGTGAAAGAAATCGACGGTCAAGAAGTGAAAGGTGACCTCGATAAGTACCGTATGCAGAAATTCATCCGTTCTAACCAGGGTACATGCTACAACCAGCGTCCGATCGTAAGTGAAGGCGACCGTGTAGTAAAAGGAGAAATCCTTGCTGATGGTCCTTCAATGGAAAAAGGTGAACTCGCCTTGGGACGTAACGTAATGGTTGGATTCATGACTTGGGACGGTTACAACTATGAAGATGCGATCATCATGAGTGAACGTCTTGTAAAAGACGATGTATATACTTCAATTCATATTGAAGAGTATGAGTCTGAATCCCGTGATACGAAGTTGGGACCTGAAGAAATCACTCGTGATATTCCTAACGTTGGTGAAGATGCACTTCGCAATCTTGATGAACGTGGAATCATCCGCATCGGTGCTGAAGTAAAAGATGGCGACCTGCTTGTCGGTAAAGTAACGCCTAAAGGTGTAACGGAACTGACGGCTGAAGAGCGTCTATTACATGCAATCTTCGGTGAGAAGGCCCGTGAAGTCCGGGATACATCCCTTCGCGTACCACACGGTGGCGGGGGAATCATCCTTGATGTGAAAGTCTTCAACCGTGAAGATGGCGATGAATTACCACCAGGTGTGAACCAGCTTGTACGTGTATACATCGTTCAGAAACGTAAGATCTCTGAAGGTGACAAAATGGCTGGTCGTCACGGTAACAAAGGTGTTATCTCAAGAATCCTTCCTGAAGAAGACATGCCGTTCTTACCAGACGGCACACCGATTGATATCATGCTTAACCCACTAGGGGTGCCATCACGTATGAATATCGGTCAGGTGCTGGAGCTTCACTTGGGAATGGCAGCAAGATACCTCGGTATTCATGTCGCTTCACCAGTATTTGATGGAGCGCGTGAGGAAGATGTATGGGCAACAATTGAAGAAGCAGGTATGGCACGCGATGCCAAAACCGTTCTTTACGATGGTAGAACGGGTGAACCGTTTGATAACCGTGTATCAGTTGGAATCATGTATATGATCAAACTTGCTCACATGGTTGATGACAAACTTCACGCACGTTCAACCGGACCTTATTCACTTGTTACGCAACAGCCACTCGGTGGTAAAGCACAATTCGGTGGACAGCGTTTCGGTGAGATGGAGGTATGGGCACTTGAAGCTTATGGTGCTGCTTACACTCTACAAGAAATTCTTACAGTTAAGTCCGATGACGTTGTGGGACGTGTGAAAACATACGAAGCCATCGTCAAGGGTGAAAACGTTCCTGAACCTGGTGTTCCGGAATCATTCAAAGTTCTGATCAAAGAGCTTCAAAGTTTAGGTATGGATGTTAAGATCCTCTCTAGTACCGAAGAAGAAATTGAAATGCGTGACTTAGAGGATGAAGAAGAAGTACAACAAGCAGACACGCTAAATATCTCTGAATCTAAAGCACAGGAATCCGAGACAGTAGGGTCTAAAGAATAA
- a CDS encoding class I SAM-dependent methyltransferase: MTNHYYSRNPDVESKTGMIAFELRGHTFRFKTDQGVFSKKEVDFGSRVLIETFELPDVQGPMLDVGCGYGPVGLSLAKDFGDRTVHMIDVNERALSLAKENAGENKVQNVKVYQSDRYTNVVEKGFAAILTNPPIRAGKETVHSILENSYEHLTERGELWVVIQKKQGAPSAMEKMEKIFSNVEIVTRKKGYYILKSVKEIR; encoded by the coding sequence ATGACCAATCACTATTATTCCCGTAATCCGGATGTGGAAAGTAAAACAGGGATGATTGCCTTTGAATTAAGGGGGCATACATTTCGGTTTAAGACAGATCAGGGCGTCTTCTCGAAAAAGGAAGTTGACTTTGGTTCAAGAGTCTTGATTGAAACGTTTGAATTACCTGATGTTCAGGGACCGATGCTTGATGTCGGCTGCGGTTATGGCCCGGTCGGGTTATCCTTGGCTAAAGACTTTGGTGATCGGACGGTCCATATGATCGATGTAAACGAGAGGGCTTTATCTTTAGCGAAAGAAAATGCTGGGGAAAATAAAGTTCAAAACGTTAAAGTCTATCAAAGTGACCGATATACGAATGTCGTTGAAAAGGGATTTGCCGCTATTTTAACGAACCCTCCAATACGAGCAGGGAAAGAAACGGTTCATTCGATTCTTGAGAATAGTTACGAACATCTGACGGAACGCGGAGAATTGTGGGTCGTTATTCAGAAGAAGCAAGGTGCTCCCTCTGCCATGGAGAAAATGGAAAAAATCTTTTCAAATGTAGAAATCGTCACCAGAAAAAAGGGATACTACATCTTGAAATCGGTAAAAGAAATCCGTTGA
- the rplL gene encoding 50S ribosomal protein L7/L12: MSKEQIIDAIKEMSVLELNDLVKAIEEEFGVTAAAPVAAAAGGADAAAEQTEFDLILESAGAQKIKVIKVVREITGLGLKEAKEMVDNTPKALKEGIAKEEAEELKAKLEEVGAGVEVK; the protein is encoded by the coding sequence ATGAGTAAAGAGCAAATCATTGACGCGATTAAAGAAATGTCAGTTCTTGAACTAAATGATCTAGTTAAAGCAATCGAAGAAGAATTCGGAGTAACTGCTGCTGCACCTGTAGCTGCTGCTGCTGGTGGCGCTGACGCTGCTGCAGAACAAACTGAATTCGACCTAATTCTTGAGAGCGCTGGAGCTCAAAAAATCAAGGTTATCAAAGTTGTTCGTGAAATCACAGGTCTTGGCCTTAAAGAAGCGAAAGAAATGGTTGATAACACTCCTAAAGCTCTTAAAGAAGGTATTGCTAAAGAGGAAGCTGAAGAACTTAAAGCTAAGCTTGAAGAAGTTGGAGCTGGCGTAGAAGTTAAGTAA
- the rplJ gene encoding 50S ribosomal protein L10 → MSSILDQKKHIVGEISDKLKNSVSTIVVDYRGLDVSEVTELRKQLREAGIEFKVYKNTMVRRAAEEAGLEGLNEFLTGPNAIAFSTEEVVAPAKILNSFAKEHEALEIKTGVIEGTITSVEDVKAIAELPNREGLLSMLLSVLQAPMRNFALVTKAVADQKEEQGA, encoded by the coding sequence ATGAGCAGCATTCTAGATCAAAAGAAACACATCGTTGGAGAAATCTCTGACAAGCTAAAAAACAGTGTATCTACAATCGTTGTAGATTACCGTGGCCTAGACGTTTCCGAAGTAACTGAGCTTCGTAAACAACTTCGTGAAGCTGGCATCGAGTTCAAAGTGTACAAAAACACTATGGTACGTCGTGCGGCAGAAGAAGCTGGTCTTGAAGGGTTAAACGAATTCTTAACTGGTCCTAACGCAATCGCGTTCAGTACAGAAGAAGTAGTTGCACCTGCAAAGATCCTTAACAGCTTCGCTAAAGAACACGAAGCACTTGAAATCAAAACGGGTGTCATCGAAGGAACAATCACTTCTGTTGAGGATGTTAAAGCAATCGCTGAACTTCCAAACCGCGAAGGACTTCTTTCTATGCTACTCAGCGTGCTACAAGCACCAATGCGCAACTTTGCGTTGGTAACAAAAGCCGTTGCAGATCAAAAAGAAGAGCAAGGCGCGTAA
- the rplA gene encoding 50S ribosomal protein L1: MAKKGKKFLEAQKLVDRTTAYSVEEAIELVKKTNFAKFDATIEVAFRLGVDTRKNDQQIRGAVVLPHGTGKTQKVLVFAKGDKAKEAEAAGADFVGDAELINKINQGWFEFDVIVATPDMMGEVGKLGRVLGPKGLMPNPKTGTVTFDVTKAVNEIKAGKVEYRADKSGNVHVPVGKISFDNEKLVENFATMYETMLKVKPAAAKGTYMKNVSVTSTMGPGVKVDPSTFAVKA, from the coding sequence ATGGCTAAAAAAGGTAAAAAGTTTCTTGAAGCTCAAAAGCTTGTAGATCGTACTACAGCTTATTCAGTGGAAGAAGCAATCGAACTAGTTAAGAAAACAAACTTCGCTAAGTTTGACGCAACGATTGAAGTAGCGTTCCGCTTAGGTGTAGATACTCGTAAAAACGACCAGCAAATCCGTGGAGCAGTTGTACTTCCTCATGGAACTGGTAAAACTCAAAAAGTTCTTGTATTCGCTAAAGGCGATAAAGCAAAAGAAGCAGAAGCTGCCGGCGCTGATTTCGTAGGTGATGCAGAACTTATCAACAAGATCAACCAAGGTTGGTTCGAGTTCGACGTAATCGTTGCAACTCCAGACATGATGGGTGAAGTTGGTAAACTTGGTCGCGTATTAGGACCTAAAGGTTTAATGCCAAACCCTAAAACTGGAACAGTAACATTCGACGTAACGAAAGCTGTCAATGAAATCAAAGCTGGTAAAGTTGAATACCGTGCTGACAAATCAGGTAACGTTCACGTTCCTGTTGGAAAGATTTCATTCGACAACGAAAAGCTTGTTGAAAACTTTGCTACAATGTATGAAACAATGCTTAAAGTTAAACCTGCTGCTGCAAAAGGAACTTACATGAAAAATGTTTCTGTAACTTCTACAATGGGACCTGGCGTTAAAGTCGATCCTTCAACTTTCGCAGTTAAGGCATAA
- the rplK gene encoding 50S ribosomal protein L11 — MAKKVIKMVKLQIPAGKANPAPPVGPALGQAGVNIMGFCKEFNARTADQAGLIIPVEITVFEDRSFTFITKTPPAAVLLKKAAGIESGSGEPNSKKVATLKRDKVREIAETKMPDLNAASVESAMRMVEGTARSMGIVIED; from the coding sequence GTGGCTAAAAAAGTTATCAAAATGGTTAAATTGCAGATTCCTGCCGGTAAAGCTAATCCAGCTCCACCAGTTGGTCCTGCACTAGGTCAAGCAGGTGTTAACATCATGGGATTCTGTAAGGAATTCAATGCTCGTACAGCAGATCAAGCTGGCTTAATCATTCCTGTTGAAATCACGGTATTTGAAGACCGTTCATTTACATTCATCACAAAAACTCCACCCGCTGCTGTTCTTCTTAAGAAAGCTGCAGGTATCGAGTCTGGTTCAGGCGAACCAAACAGCAAGAAAGTGGCAACACTTAAACGCGATAAAGTACGTGAAATTGCTGAAACAAAAATGCCTGACTTAAATGCAGCTAGTGTTGAATCAGCTATGCGCATGGTAGAAGGAACTGCGCGCAGCATGGGTATCGTCATCGAAGACTAA
- the nusG gene encoding transcription termination/antitermination protein NusG yields the protein MEKNWYVVHTYSGYENKVKANLEKRVETMGMQDKIFRVIVPEEEETDFKNGKKKVIKKKVFPGYVIVEIVMTDDSWYVVRNTPGVTGFVGSSGHGSKPTPLLPEEVTNLLKQMGMTEKKVEIDFELGETVRVNEGPFANFTGSIEEIDNAKAKVKVLVNMFGRDTPVELDFSQIDKL from the coding sequence ATGGAGAAGAATTGGTATGTAGTCCATACTTATTCAGGATACGAGAATAAGGTGAAAGCGAACCTTGAGAAGCGTGTTGAAACGATGGGGATGCAAGATAAGATCTTCCGCGTGATCGTGCCTGAAGAAGAAGAGACGGATTTTAAGAATGGCAAGAAGAAAGTAATTAAGAAGAAGGTATTTCCCGGTTATGTGATCGTGGAAATCGTCATGACGGATGATTCATGGTATGTCGTCCGAAACACACCTGGAGTGACCGGTTTCGTCGGTTCATCAGGACACGGTTCAAAACCCACACCATTATTGCCGGAAGAAGTAACAAACCTTCTGAAACAAATGGGCATGACAGAGAAAAAGGTAGAGATTGACTTCGAATTAGGAGAAACAGTAAGGGTGAATGAAGGTCCGTTTGCGAACTTCACCGGCTCGATCGAAGAGATTGATAATGCAAAAGCAAAAGTGAAGGTTCTAGTCAATATGTTTGGCAGAGACACCCCGGTAGAACTGGATTTCTCCCAAATAGATAAATTATAA
- the secE gene encoding preprotein translocase subunit SecE translates to MFKFFRNVASEMRKVSWPKRKELTRYTITVITTVIFVALFFAVIDLGISELMRLIIGSK, encoded by the coding sequence ATGTTTAAATTCTTTCGCAATGTTGCATCGGAAATGAGAAAGGTCAGCTGGCCTAAACGTAAAGAGTTAACGCGCTATACGATCACGGTTATTACGACAGTGATATTTGTTGCCCTTTTCTTTGCTGTTATCGACCTGGGCATCTCAGAACTTATGCGATTGATCATTGGTTCTAAGTAA
- the rpmG gene encoding 50S ribosomal protein L33, which yields MTTKLILACTVCGSRNYSVPGNRNQAVRLELKKFCNTCNAHTLHKETK from the coding sequence ATGACTACTAAATTAATACTGGCTTGTACGGTATGCGGTTCCAGGAATTATTCCGTGCCGGGAAACCGTAATCAGGCCGTTCGATTAGAATTAAAGAAATTCTGTAATACATGTAATGCTCACACCCTACACAAAGAGACTAAATAA
- the sigH gene encoding RNA polymerase sporulation sigma factor SigH, protein MNDEEIIEAVHQGHSEALDFLIRKYRNFVRAKARSYFLIGADKEDIVQEGMIGLYKAIRDYKEDKLTSFKAFAELCITRQIITAIKTATRQKHIPLNSYVSLDKPIYDDESDRTLLDVISGAKVMDPEALIINREEFDNMEDKMAQLLSDLERKVLALYLDGQSYQEISEELNRHVKSIDNALQRVKRKLERYLEVREITM, encoded by the coding sequence ATGAATGATGAAGAGATCATAGAAGCCGTCCATCAGGGTCACAGCGAAGCGCTCGATTTTTTGATCAGGAAATACCGTAATTTCGTAAGGGCGAAAGCCCGCTCGTATTTTTTAATCGGGGCAGATAAGGAAGATATCGTCCAGGAAGGTATGATTGGATTATACAAGGCGATCCGTGATTATAAGGAGGACAAGCTGACCTCTTTTAAAGCGTTTGCAGAGCTTTGTATCACAAGACAGATCATAACAGCCATCAAGACAGCCACGAGACAGAAGCATATACCGCTGAATTCGTATGTTTCACTGGATAAACCCATTTATGATGATGAATCTGACCGAACGCTGCTAGATGTCATTTCAGGTGCGAAAGTAATGGATCCGGAAGCGCTCATTATCAATCGCGAGGAATTCGATAATATGGAAGATAAGATGGCCCAGCTGTTAAGCGATCTTGAGAGGAAAGTACTGGCCCTTTATTTGGACGGGCAGTCCTATCAGGAGATATCAGAAGAGCTGAACCGCCATGTGAAATCCATAGACAATGCATTACAGCGAGTGAAACGGAAGCTTGAACGATACTTGGAAGTCCGCGAAATAACGATGTAA
- a CDS encoding NYN domain-containing protein → MDILLVDGYNIIGAWPELNDLKHKDLAAARDRLVEQMAEYQGYTGYRVIVVFDAYYVQGIARKYQNYKVEVLFTKENETADERIERLAIELSNIKTQIHVATSDFTEQWAIFGQGALRKSARELLTEVEVIEKKIERKVRNSSEKRPASKIQLSEEVAEIFEKWRRGEQ, encoded by the coding sequence ATGGATATCCTCCTTGTGGATGGCTATAACATCATCGGTGCCTGGCCGGAATTGAATGACTTGAAGCATAAGGATCTAGCCGCAGCAAGAGATCGCCTGGTGGAACAAATGGCAGAATATCAGGGGTATACGGGCTACCGTGTCATTGTCGTATTTGATGCATACTACGTACAGGGGATCGCACGGAAATATCAAAATTATAAAGTGGAAGTGCTTTTTACCAAAGAAAATGAAACGGCAGATGAACGAATTGAAAGATTGGCCATTGAATTAAGCAATATTAAAACACAGATTCATGTAGCCACTTCAGATTTTACAGAGCAATGGGCCATCTTTGGGCAGGGGGCCCTTCGCAAATCAGCGAGGGAGCTCTTGACCGAGGTGGAAGTCATTGAAAAAAAGATTGAAAGAAAAGTAAGGAATTCGAGCGAGAAACGGCCGGCTTCCAAGATCCAATTATCTGAAGAAGTTGCTGAAATTTTCGAAAAATGGCGCCGTGGGGAACAATGA
- the rlmB gene encoding 23S rRNA (guanosine(2251)-2'-O)-methyltransferase RlmB — protein sequence MSKDFIGGRNPVIEALKSGRDINKIWIAEGSQKGSIQQIVGLAKESNVMVQYVPKKKIEQMVSENHQGVVASVAAYQYAELDDLFNRAEQKGEDPFILILDELEDPHNLGSIMRTADAAGAHGIIIPKRRAVGLTSTVAKASTGAIEHIPVARVTNLSRAVDELKERGVWVAGTDAKGKQDFRQLDGTLPIGLIIGSEGKGMSRILRDKCDFLVQLPMIGHVTSLNASVAASILMYEVYRKRHPLGE from the coding sequence ATGAGTAAAGATTTTATCGGAGGAAGAAATCCTGTCATAGAAGCGTTAAAGTCAGGAAGGGATATCAATAAGATCTGGATAGCGGAAGGTTCCCAGAAAGGCTCCATCCAGCAAATTGTCGGACTTGCCAAGGAATCCAATGTCATGGTCCAGTATGTCCCAAAGAAGAAAATCGAGCAGATGGTATCTGAGAATCACCAGGGGGTCGTCGCTTCCGTTGCTGCTTATCAGTATGCTGAACTGGATGATCTATTTAATAGGGCAGAACAAAAAGGGGAGGATCCTTTTATCCTCATCCTGGATGAACTGGAAGATCCCCATAACCTGGGATCCATCATGAGGACGGCTGATGCAGCGGGTGCCCATGGGATCATTATCCCGAAGCGAAGAGCGGTGGGACTTACTTCTACCGTAGCCAAGGCTTCCACTGGTGCAATTGAACATATTCCCGTGGCACGTGTGACGAATCTGTCGAGGGCGGTGGATGAGTTGAAAGAACGCGGTGTTTGGGTCGCGGGAACGGATGCCAAGGGTAAGCAGGACTTCCGCCAGCTGGACGGTACGCTTCCTATCGGTTTGATTATCGGAAGTGAAGGAAAAGGGATGAGCCGCATTTTGCGTGATAAATGTGATTTCCTTGTTCAGTTGCCTATGATCGGTCATGTTACATCACTAAACGCTTCGGTGGCAGCTAGTATTTTAATGTATGAGGTATATCGTAAACGCCACCCATTGGGAGAATAG
- a CDS encoding Mini-ribonuclease 3: MLYETNEQIDAKQINALALAYMGDAVYETYVRQLLLTKGKIKPNQLHRAATKYVSAKAQAAILRTLFDQDLLSEEEISIVKRGRNAKSGTTPKNTDVQTYKHSTAFEALIGYLFLLNRTDRLEELLKIIFEQAQAGKEEQK, translated from the coding sequence ATGCTGTACGAGACAAATGAACAAATTGATGCGAAACAAATCAATGCACTTGCACTTGCTTACATGGGGGATGCTGTATATGAAACATATGTACGGCAGCTCCTGTTAACCAAGGGTAAGATCAAACCGAATCAACTGCACAGGGCTGCGACGAAATATGTGTCTGCTAAAGCGCAGGCGGCCATTCTCCGAACGTTGTTCGATCAGGACCTCTTATCGGAAGAAGAGATATCGATCGTCAAGCGCGGCCGGAATGCGAAATCGGGGACAACGCCTAAAAACACGGATGTACAAACGTATAAACACAGCACTGCTTTTGAGGCTCTTATTGGATATTTGTTTTTACTTAATCGGACGGACCGATTAGAGGAACTATTGAAGATCATTTTTGAACAAGCCCAGGCAGGAAAGGAGGAACAGAAATGA